One Paracoccaceae bacterium genomic region harbors:
- a CDS encoding glutamate--tRNA ligase: MTTVTRFAPSPTGYIHVGNLRTALMNWAIARKAGGSFILRLDDTDRERSKQAYADGIMADLEWLGLTWDRVERQSDRMERYAEAADALRAAGRFYECFETPTELDLKRKKLLNMGRPPVYDRASLALSPDDRARMRAEGREGYWRFLLDQTRIEWQDGIIGAVSIDAGSVSDPVLIRADGQVLYTFASSVDDIDMGVTHIVRGADHVTNTATQIQIMQAMGGTPPSFAHHSLLTGAKGEELSKRLGTLSLRDLRAAGVAPLALLSLMARLGSSQPVELAGSLDEIVAGFDLGSFGTAPTKFDAEDLWPLTRAHLQSLPVAAVADRIAALGVPADLAARFWDVARGNIGKLDDLADWWALMRDGAAPLVDAEDRDFVIQAMTLLPPRPWGPTAWHDWTEAVKAATGRKGRGLYRPLRRALTGRDAGPEMADLMPLLQKVPAAG; encoded by the coding sequence ATGACCACCGTCACCCGTTTCGCCCCCTCGCCCACCGGCTATATCCACGTGGGCAACCTGCGCACCGCGCTGATGAACTGGGCCATCGCCCGCAAGGCCGGCGGCAGCTTCATCCTGCGGCTGGACGACACCGACCGGGAACGGTCGAAGCAGGCGTATGCCGACGGGATCATGGCCGATCTGGAATGGCTGGGCCTGACCTGGGACCGTGTCGAACGCCAGTCCGACCGGATGGAACGCTATGCCGAGGCGGCGGATGCGCTGCGGGCCGCAGGCCGGTTCTACGAATGTTTCGAGACACCGACCGAACTGGATCTGAAGCGCAAGAAGCTGCTGAACATGGGCCGCCCGCCAGTCTACGACCGCGCGTCGCTGGCCCTGTCGCCGGACGACCGGGCGCGGATGCGTGCCGAGGGGCGCGAGGGCTACTGGCGCTTCCTGCTCGACCAGACACGGATCGAATGGCAGGACGGGATCATTGGCGCCGTCTCGATCGATGCCGGGTCGGTATCGGACCCCGTGCTGATCCGGGCCGATGGGCAGGTTCTCTATACCTTTGCCTCGTCGGTCGACGACATCGACATGGGGGTCACGCATATCGTTCGCGGCGCCGACCATGTGACGAACACGGCGACGCAGATCCAGATCATGCAGGCCATGGGCGGCACCCCGCCGTCCTTTGCCCATCATTCGCTGCTGACCGGCGCCAAGGGCGAGGAACTGTCGAAGCGTCTGGGCACGCTGTCGTTGCGCGACCTGCGGGCGGCGGGGGTCGCGCCTCTGGCGCTGCTGTCGCTGATGGCGCGACTCGGGTCGTCGCAACCGGTGGAACTGGCCGGCAGCCTTGATGAGATCGTCGCGGGGTTCGACCTGGGCAGCTTTGGCACCGCACCCACCAAGTTCGATGCCGAGGATCTGTGGCCGCTGACGCGCGCGCACCTGCAATCGCTGCCCGTCGCGGCGGTAGCAGATCGCATCGCCGCCCTTGGCGTTCCCGCCGATCTGGCCGCGCGGTTCTGGGACGTGGCGCGCGGCAATATCGGCAAGCTCGACGATCTCGCCGACTGGTGGGCCCTGATGCGCGACGGCGCGGCACCGCTGGTCGATGCCGAAGACCGTGATTTCGTGATACAGGCGATGACACTGCTGCCGCCGCGACCCTGGGGTCCGACCGCCTGGCACGACTGGACCGAGGCAGTCAAGGCCGCGACCGGGCGCAAGGGCCGCGGGCTCTATCGGCCGTTGCGGCGTGCGCTGACGGGCCGCGATGCCGGCCCCGAGATGGCCGATCTCATGCCGCTGCTGCAGAAGGTGCCCGCTGCCGGATAA
- the plsY gene encoding glycerol-3-phosphate 1-O-acyltransferase PlsY: protein MPDMAASPVTLTLVALLAYLVGSIPFGVVITRALGLGDLRQIGSGNIGATNVLRTGNKGAAAATLVLDAAKGGVAALVARAMAGEEAALLAAFAAFLGHLYPVWLRFQGGKGVATFLGTLLALAWPVGLAACGLWLVTAAASRISSLSALAAAAGAPLVALVTGQGPLALAAAGMAVLVFWRHRANIARLRAGTEPKIGRKG from the coding sequence ATGCCTGACATGGCGGCCTCGCCGGTGACGCTGACGCTGGTTGCGCTGTTGGCCTATCTTGTCGGGTCGATCCCCTTTGGTGTCGTGATCACCCGCGCGCTGGGGCTGGGCGACCTGCGCCAGATCGGATCGGGCAACATCGGTGCAACCAATGTTCTGCGGACCGGAAACAAGGGGGCCGCGGCCGCGACGCTGGTGCTGGATGCGGCCAAGGGTGGCGTGGCCGCCCTGGTCGCGCGCGCCATGGCCGGCGAGGAGGCTGCGCTGCTGGCGGCCTTTGCGGCCTTCCTCGGCCATCTCTATCCCGTCTGGCTGCGGTTCCAGGGCGGCAAGGGGGTGGCAACGTTCCTCGGAACGCTGCTGGCGCTGGCCTGGCCGGTGGGGCTTGCCGCTTGCGGGCTGTGGCTGGTGACGGCGGCGGCAAGCCGCATATCCTCGCTGTCCGCGCTGGCGGCGGCGGCGGGTGCGCCGCTGGTGGCCCTGGTCACGGGGCAGGGGCCGCTTGCCCTGGCGGCGGCGGGCATGGCCGTGCTGGTGTTCTGGCGCCACCGGGCGAACATCGCGCGCCTGCGCGCAGGAACCGAACCGAAGATCGGGAGGAAGGGATGA
- the pyrC gene encoding dihydroorotase, which produces MTLLHFTNIRLIDPEAGGDDEGSLTAEGGVIVARDGEAPKGAQVIDGRGACLAPGIVDWGVKIGEPGERHRESFRSAGLAAAAGGVTTIVARPDTLPAIDTPETLEFVTRRAAAASPVRIRHMAALTKGRDGREMTEIGFLLDAGAVAFTDVFHVVQDTRVLARAMTYARSLGALVVGHPQDPVLSRGASATSGKFASLRGLPAVHPMAEAIALDRDLGMVEMTGVRYHADQITTARALPALQRARAAGLDVTAGVSVHHLTLNELDVGDYRTFFRLTPPLRSESDRLAMVQAVAEGVLDVICSMHTPADEEDKRLPFEEAATGAVGLQTLLPGALRLYHAGAVDLPGLFRALALNPARRLGLPGGRLATGAPADLVLFDPDAPFVLDRFRLRSKSRNTPFDGARMEGRVHATFVGGAQVYATGDD; this is translated from the coding sequence ATGACGCTGCTGCATTTCACCAATATCCGCCTGATCGACCCGGAGGCAGGCGGCGACGACGAAGGCAGCCTGACCGCCGAGGGTGGCGTGATCGTGGCCCGCGATGGCGAGGCGCCCAAGGGCGCGCAGGTGATCGACGGGCGCGGCGCCTGTCTTGCGCCGGGCATCGTGGACTGGGGCGTCAAGATCGGCGAGCCGGGCGAGCGGCACCGCGAATCCTTCCGCTCCGCGGGTCTGGCCGCAGCGGCAGGCGGGGTCACGACCATCGTCGCCCGCCCCGACACCCTGCCCGCCATCGACACCCCCGAGACACTGGAGTTCGTGACACGCCGGGCCGCCGCCGCCAGCCCGGTGCGCATCCGCCATATGGCGGCGCTGACCAAGGGGCGCGACGGGCGCGAGATGACCGAGATCGGGTTCCTGCTGGATGCCGGTGCGGTGGCCTTCACCGACGTATTCCATGTGGTTCAGGATACCCGGGTTCTGGCGCGCGCGATGACCTATGCGCGGTCACTGGGTGCGCTGGTTGTGGGCCATCCGCAGGACCCGGTCCTGAGCCGCGGCGCATCGGCCACCAGCGGCAAGTTCGCGTCACTGCGCGGCCTGCCTGCGGTGCATCCGATGGCCGAGGCCATCGCGCTGGACCGTGACCTTGGCATGGTCGAAATGACCGGCGTCCGCTATCACGCCGACCAGATCACCACGGCCAGGGCGCTGCCTGCGCTGCAAAGGGCCCGCGCCGCGGGGCTTGACGTGACGGCGGGTGTGTCGGTGCATCACCTGACACTGAACGAACTGGATGTCGGCGACTATCGCACCTTCTTTCGCCTGACCCCGCCCCTGCGGTCCGAGAGTGATCGGCTTGCCATGGTGCAGGCGGTGGCCGAGGGCGTGCTCGACGTGATCTGTTCGATGCACACCCCGGCGGATGAGGAGGACAAGCGCCTGCCGTTCGAGGAGGCCGCAACGGGTGCCGTGGGCCTGCAGACGCTGCTGCCGGGTGCGTTGCGGCTGTATCACGCGGGCGCGGTCGATCTGCCCGGACTGTTCCGCGCGCTGGCGCTGAACCCTGCGCGGCGCCTCGGGTTGCCGGGGGGGCGCCTCGCGACGGGGGCACCTGCGGACCTCGTGCTGTTCGATCCCGACGCGCCCTTCGTGCTTGACCGGTTTCGCCTGCGGTCGAAATCGCGCAATACTCCGTTCGATGGTGCCAGGATGGAGGGCCGGGTGCATGCCACCTTTGTCGGCGGCGCGCAGGTCTATGCGACGGGGGATGACTGA
- a CDS encoding aspartate carbamoyltransferase catalytic subunit: MTFRARHLLGIEHLAPDDIRTVLDLADRYVDLNRRTVKQANVLAGMTQINMFFEASTRTQASFELAGKRLGADVMNMSVAQSSVKKGETLIDTAMTLNAMHPDLLVVRHPSSGAVNLLAQKVDCAVLNAGDGRHEHPTQALLDALTIRRAKGRIQRLTVAICGDVAHSRVARSNLILLGKMENRIRLIAPPTLMPPGVAEFGCEVTDDMKAGLEGADVVMMLRLQKERMDGGFIPSLREYYHRYGLDAEKLARAKPDAIVMHPGPMNRGVEIDGTLADDINRSVIQDQVEMGVAVRMACMDLLARNLREERGRRAVGVMV, encoded by the coding sequence ATGACCTTCCGCGCCCGTCACCTGCTGGGCATCGAGCATCTGGCCCCCGACGATATCCGCACGGTGCTGGACCTTGCCGACCGCTACGTCGACCTGAACCGGCGCACGGTGAAGCAGGCCAACGTCCTTGCCGGAATGACGCAGATCAACATGTTCTTCGAGGCCTCCACGCGCACGCAGGCCAGTTTCGAGCTGGCGGGCAAGCGGCTGGGCGCGGATGTGATGAACATGTCGGTGGCGCAGTCCTCGGTGAAGAAGGGCGAGACGCTGATCGACACGGCCATGACGCTGAACGCCATGCATCCCGATCTGCTGGTCGTCCGGCACCCCAGTTCCGGGGCGGTCAACCTGCTGGCGCAGAAGGTGGATTGCGCCGTGCTGAACGCCGGCGACGGACGGCACGAGCACCCGACGCAGGCCCTGCTGGACGCGCTGACGATCCGCCGGGCCAAGGGGCGCATCCAGCGGCTGACTGTGGCGATCTGCGGCGATGTCGCCCACAGCCGCGTGGCGCGGTCGAACCTGATCCTTCTGGGGAAGATGGAGAACCGGATCCGCCTGATCGCGCCGCCGACGCTGATGCCGCCCGGCGTGGCCGAGTTCGGCTGCGAGGTGACCGACGACATGAAGGCCGGGCTGGAAGGCGCCGATGTCGTGATGATGCTGCGCCTGCAGAAGGAACGGATGGACGGAGGCTTCATCCCGTCCTTGCGCGAATACTATCATCGCTACGGCCTTGACGCCGAAAAGCTGGCCAGGGCGAAACCCGATGCCATCGTGATGCACCCGGGGCCGATGAACCGGGGGGTCGAGATCGACGGCACGCTGGCCGATGACATCAACCGTTCGGTGATCCAGGACCAGGTCGAGATGGGTGTGGCGGTGCGCATGGCCTGCATGGACCTTCTGGCGCGCAACCTGCGCGAGGAACGGGGGCGGCGGGCGGTCGGGGTGATGGTTTGA
- a CDS encoding uracil-DNA glycosylase translates to MGIDLDLTQAAGWQAALAALDWQRELGVSEVIGDDPVDAYALPDDPPWRNRQASAPRPAAAPAAAATATAPPDDPVAAARAAARAARTLPDLRAALAAYDHCDLKKGARSLVFSDGLPGARVLILGEAPGREEDLEGRPFVGRAGQLLDRMFAAIGLSRTALAPSNALYITNVSPWRPPANRDPSPEEIAMFRPFVERHIELADPQVIVVMGNTPLFALLNQRGILKARGTWARALDRPVMPMTHPAYLLRNAIAKREAWADLLEIRAVLEKGR, encoded by the coding sequence ATGGGAATCGACCTCGACCTGACACAGGCCGCCGGATGGCAGGCCGCCCTTGCCGCGCTCGACTGGCAGCGGGAGCTCGGCGTGTCCGAGGTGATCGGCGATGATCCGGTCGATGCCTATGCCCTGCCCGACGATCCGCCATGGCGAAACCGCCAGGCGTCCGCGCCGCGCCCCGCCGCCGCACCGGCTGCCGCAGCCACGGCCACGGCGCCTCCCGACGACCCCGTGGCCGCCGCCCGGGCGGCCGCGCGGGCGGCGCGCACGCTGCCGGACCTGCGCGCGGCGCTTGCGGCCTATGACCATTGCGACCTGAAGAAGGGCGCGAGATCGCTGGTGTTTTCCGACGGCCTGCCGGGTGCGCGGGTGCTGATCCTCGGCGAGGCGCCGGGCCGCGAGGAGGATCTGGAGGGGCGCCCCTTCGTCGGCCGCGCCGGACAGTTGCTGGACCGGATGTTCGCCGCCATCGGGCTGTCGCGCACCGCCCTTGCGCCAAGTAACGCGCTCTACATCACCAATGTCAGCCCCTGGCGCCCGCCCGCCAACCGCGACCCCTCGCCCGAGGAAATCGCGATGTTCCGCCCCTTCGTCGAGCGTCACATCGAACTGGCCGATCCGCAGGTGATCGTGGTCATGGGCAATACCCCGCTGTTCGCGCTGCTGAACCAGCGTGGCATCCTCAAGGCGCGCGGCACCTGGGCGCGGGCGCTCGACCGTCCGGTGATGCCGATGACGCATCCCGCCTACCTGCTGCGCAACGCGATCGCCAAGCGCGAGGCTTGGGCGGACCTTCTGGAAATCCGGGCCGTTCTGGAGAAGGGCCGATGA
- a CDS encoding LysE family translocator, producing MVEPATLLLFIPAALALNLTPGADMMFCLGQGLRGGPRAALAADAGIATGCIVHVTVAGAGLGAAVAAMPWLFEAIRWLGVAYLLWLALAALRAAPAAGCGMTIRPGRAFRQGFLVNLLNPKVILFVLAFVPQFVDPARPILPQFLIFGTVMGIGGLIVNGAVGVFAGGIGARMTGSPGLARWLGRTTAMIFAGLAARLAFMSRG from the coding sequence ATCGTCGAACCCGCGACCCTGCTCCTGTTCATTCCGGCCGCACTTGCGCTGAACCTGACGCCCGGGGCCGACATGATGTTCTGCCTCGGGCAGGGGCTGCGTGGCGGGCCACGTGCAGCCCTGGCTGCGGATGCGGGGATCGCCACGGGCTGCATCGTGCATGTCACCGTGGCGGGAGCGGGGCTGGGCGCGGCCGTGGCAGCCATGCCCTGGCTGTTCGAGGCGATCCGGTGGCTGGGGGTTGCCTATCTGCTGTGGCTGGCGCTGGCAGCGCTGCGGGCCGCCCCCGCCGCAGGCTGCGGCATGACGATCCGTCCCGGGCGGGCGTTCCGCCAGGGCTTTCTGGTGAACCTGCTGAACCCCAAGGTGATCCTGTTCGTTCTCGCCTTCGTGCCGCAGTTCGTGGACCCGGCACGGCCGATCCTGCCGCAGTTCCTGATCTTTGGCACCGTCATGGGAATCGGCGGGCTGATCGTGAACGGCGCCGTCGGGGTCTTTGCCGGCGGCATTGGCGCGCGGATGACGGGTTCGCCGGGGCTGGCGCGCTGGCTCGGCCGCACGACGGCCATGATCTTTGCCGGGCTGGCCGCCCGCCTCGCTTTCATGTCAAGGGGTTAG